A part of Denitratisoma oestradiolicum genomic DNA contains:
- a CDS encoding beta strand repeat-containing protein: protein MTINTIGTASPGGATVTNVETLKINTSGAGYTLDASTYTGLTSLILNDSAQVAGNISLNGTAATTVTTAGQTTGTISVGATTAPTGAVTVTSVGSAASASAVGAITVKGGTTVSVTQTATNSTAAAVGANGTATGSAVTVTGTADTTSVSVKESAPVAAVTGVTAVTESTAVTINATGLTAGQSVTIGGLTYTSTGVTTQAQLIAGFTSLAAGATTGGAAATGTYSGTLTGFSSGANVGGVITFTSTTASSNVTDLAETDASNAIDALVTTQGAAFVQGVVGVAAGDVTITDVNSTSATAAGKITTVSLENFGAATINSGALATLTLAGKGTSVAETSGALTTATATTLALNLNGITTTGAVTLDSDYTTVNVAAGTAASTLNSLSASGAKAVNISGDKALTVSGHTFNSAAVITSTSTGDVKFTGAILAGQKYVGGSGADTITLSASGTTAITTGAGNDTVTYAGVMGTGGSVDAGDGTDTIVMTRAQGVTATGSTAFAATVSNFEVLSLSDAAGAAAIDMSKADGMNTLSIAGSTAALTVSGAAADFTLVQTAATTVAGSVALAVDSGTTDNVNLKFAATDGFTNSAAYTIANVETLTITTDDTDTTAATAAFVSPLVVAATKTITISGDAGLSLAGSTLTALTKVDASGVTATGAGGAVTVTTAATTGVTLTGGAGNDALTGSSAAGKADTISGGAGNDTITGGSGNDVLSGGAGNDTITIGAGANTVDVGTGTNTVSTSAVMAGLNVITFGSGVDTFDVNHVTSAAGYYPSIIGIAAGDKIDLVGASVGTLVAEATLGAKITLGGAATFANYLDAANAGNGSGNAIANWFQYNGNTYVTVDNAAAATYSDGVDLVIELVGVVDLASSTLAAEVITLV, encoded by the coding sequence ATGACCATCAACACCATCGGTACAGCTTCACCCGGTGGAGCGACCGTTACCAACGTTGAAACCCTCAAGATCAACACCTCGGGCGCTGGTTATACCCTGGATGCCTCCACCTATACTGGCCTGACTTCGCTGATTTTGAATGACAGTGCGCAGGTGGCCGGTAACATCTCGCTGAACGGGACTGCTGCTACTACCGTCACGACCGCAGGTCAGACCACCGGCACAATCTCTGTGGGCGCCACTACTGCACCCACCGGTGCAGTGACCGTTACGAGCGTGGGCTCCGCTGCCTCCGCTTCTGCTGTTGGCGCAATCACCGTCAAGGGCGGCACGACCGTTTCGGTTACGCAAACTGCGACGAACTCCACCGCAGCAGCCGTTGGTGCCAATGGCACGGCCACCGGTAGCGCCGTTACTGTGACTGGTACTGCCGACACGACCAGCGTTTCCGTCAAGGAGTCTGCTCCGGTTGCTGCTGTTACGGGTGTTACAGCCGTAACCGAGTCAACGGCGGTCACAATCAATGCGACTGGTTTGACGGCAGGTCAATCAGTAACGATTGGCGGATTGACGTATACATCAACTGGCGTAACTACCCAAGCGCAATTGATCGCTGGTTTTACAAGTTTGGCTGCTGGTGCTACTACTGGTGGTGCTGCAGCTACTGGTACATACTCTGGCACCCTGACCGGCTTCTCAAGTGGTGCAAACGTTGGCGGTGTTATTACTTTTACGAGTACTACCGCTAGTTCAAACGTTACAGACCTTGCTGAAACTGATGCTTCAAATGCTATTGATGCGTTGGTAACGACACAGGGCGCTGCATTTGTTCAAGGCGTAGTGGGCGTTGCGGCCGGTGATGTCACCATCACTGACGTGAATTCCACTTCCGCCACCGCTGCTGGCAAGATCACCACGGTCAGCCTGGAGAACTTCGGTGCAGCTACCATCAATTCTGGTGCGTTGGCCACTCTGACCCTGGCCGGCAAAGGCACCAGTGTTGCCGAAACCTCGGGCGCGCTGACCACCGCGACTGCCACCACCCTGGCGTTGAACCTGAACGGCATCACCACCACGGGCGCAGTGACTCTGGACAGCGATTACACGACGGTGAACGTCGCTGCCGGCACAGCTGCGAGCACCCTGAACAGCCTGTCGGCCTCCGGCGCCAAAGCAGTGAACATCAGCGGCGACAAGGCCCTGACTGTTTCTGGTCATACGTTTAATTCGGCTGCTGTAATTACTAGCACCAGCACTGGTGATGTGAAATTCACCGGCGCAATTCTTGCTGGTCAGAAATATGTGGGTGGTAGCGGCGCTGATACGATTACCCTGTCTGCTTCGGGCACAACCGCCATTACAACCGGCGCAGGGAATGATACCGTGACCTATGCTGGCGTGATGGGTACGGGTGGTTCAGTAGATGCTGGTGACGGTACTGATACGATCGTGATGACACGCGCTCAAGGTGTCACTGCGACGGGTTCAACTGCTTTTGCAGCAACTGTCTCAAACTTTGAAGTACTGTCGTTGAGTGATGCCGCTGGTGCCGCTGCCATCGACATGTCCAAGGCAGATGGAATGAACACCTTGTCTATCGCTGGTTCGACTGCTGCATTGACAGTGTCAGGTGCTGCTGCCGACTTTACGCTGGTACAAACGGCGGCGACTACCGTCGCGGGTAGCGTTGCTCTCGCAGTCGACAGTGGTACCACGGACAACGTTAATCTTAAGTTTGCCGCGACCGATGGCTTTACCAACTCCGCTGCATACACGATCGCCAACGTCGAAACTCTCACCATTACCACCGACGACACCGATACGACAGCTGCTACGGCCGCATTTGTGTCCCCGCTGGTTGTTGCTGCTACTAAGACCATCACCATCTCCGGTGACGCTGGCCTGAGTCTGGCTGGTTCCACTCTGACGGCATTGACGAAAGTTGATGCCAGTGGTGTGACGGCGACGGGTGCGGGTGGTGCGGTGACCGTCACGACCGCGGCAACGACCGGTGTTACGCTGACCGGTGGTGCTGGTAATGACGCGCTGACCGGTAGTTCTGCCGCTGGCAAGGCCGACACCATCAGTGGTGGTGCTGGTAACGATACGATTACCGGTGGTTCGGGCAATGACGTCCTGAGTGGTGGTGCTGGTAACGACACGATCACCATCGGCGCAGGCGCCAATACGGTGGATGTAGGTACCGGTACGAATACGGTCTCGACCTCGGCAGTTATGGCTGGCCTGAACGTCATCACCTTCGGTTCGGGTGTGGATACGTTCGATGTCAACCATGTTACGAGCGCTGCCGGTTACTATCCTTCGATCATCGGTATCGCTGCCGGCGATAAGATCGACTTGGTCGGTGCTAGCGTAGGTACATTGGTGGCAGAAGCGACCCTGGGCGCCAAAATCACCCTGGGTGGTGCAGCCACATTCGCCAATTACCTGGATGCAGCCAACGCGGGTAACGGTAGCGGCAACGCTATTGCCAACTGGTTCCAGTACAACGGCAACACCTACGTTACCGTCGATAACGCGGCAGCTGCCACGTACTCTGACGGTGTCGATTTGGTGATCGAACTGGTTGGTGTGGTTGATCTCGCCAGTTCCACGCTGGCCGCTGAAGTTATTACACTCGTGTAA
- a CDS encoding type II toxin-antitoxin system RelB/DinJ family antitoxin: MNTAADTYVRARIDSATKERAATALEAMGLSISDAIRLLMLRVADERRLPFEVKAPNTVTRKAMAELEAGKGKRFASVEDLMADLHAHD, from the coding sequence ATGAATACCGCTGCCGACACCTACGTCCGCGCTCGTATAGATTCCGCTACCAAGGAGCGTGCCGCCACTGCCCTGGAAGCGATGGGCCTGTCCATCTCTGATGCCATCCGTCTGCTGATGCTGCGGGTTGCTGACGAGCGCCGGCTACCCTTCGAGGTCAAGGCTCCGAATACCGTTACTCGGAAGGCTATGGCTGAGTTGGAAGCTGGGAAGGGTAAGCGCTTTGCTTCCGTGGAGGACCTGATGGCGGACCTCCATGCGCACGATTGA
- a CDS encoding type II toxin-antitoxin system YafQ family toxin, giving the protein MRTIERSSAFKRDYKRESKGAHRASLDTDLVHVLTALVHDKPLPAKLRDHDLSGDWAGYRECHIKPDLLLIYRKPDAETLRLARLGSHSELFG; this is encoded by the coding sequence ATGCGCACGATTGAGCGATCCTCAGCGTTTAAGCGCGACTACAAGCGGGAAAGCAAAGGCGCCCACCGGGCATCCTTGGACACAGATTTGGTTCACGTTCTCACAGCATTAGTGCATGACAAACCACTACCAGCAAAGCTGCGTGATCACGATCTCAGCGGCGATTGGGCTGGATATCGTGAGTGCCATATCAAACCTGATCTACTGCTGATCTATCGAAAGCCCGATGCAGAGACCTTGAGGCTGGCACGCCTTGGCTCTCACAGTGAGCTTTTCGGCTAA
- a CDS encoding tyrosine-type recombinase/integrase — translation MKFHISELALSRLEVPNGKKWIAVFDTEQTGFAAVVTAAGSKAYIVSYRDPHGKQRQEKIAKVGEISAQAARSLAKVRLEDIAKAKGIMAPGDRKKLNPTLEEFFFDTYMPEVRSNSRSAETHASIYRNHLQDALGQMRLREINKEVLQVLKDELENKPVAGGRWKTQQGKTLSEGTVKRIMILIRHLFNVAIENGKYVVVENPTKSFKLKTIRKVTGQFLNAAQLQRLMAAAEQSENPDLLDILRVAAATGLRRSNVLSMQWSWLDLERGTLTVPDWADKAKQGFSVFLAAEVVDLLKKRQQNATSCWVFPNPKTGKPYHSCRAAWEMVRKRAGLPTLRTHDLRHTFASMMLESGADIIDVQAALAHTQLKTTAVYLHLLDSRKQNKANAAVQATGIFA, via the coding sequence ATGAAATTTCACATCAGCGAACTTGCTTTGTCCCGTCTGGAAGTTCCGAATGGCAAGAAATGGATTGCAGTATTCGATACAGAACAGACTGGTTTTGCTGCGGTTGTAACAGCGGCCGGATCAAAGGCCTACATCGTTTCCTACCGTGATCCTCACGGCAAACAACGGCAGGAAAAGATTGCCAAAGTCGGGGAGATCTCAGCACAAGCTGCCCGGTCCTTGGCTAAAGTCCGATTAGAAGATATCGCCAAGGCCAAAGGCATCATGGCGCCTGGTGACCGCAAGAAGCTGAACCCGACGCTGGAGGAGTTCTTTTTCGATACCTATATGCCGGAGGTAAGATCAAACAGTCGATCCGCTGAAACCCATGCTTCCATATACAGAAATCACCTCCAAGACGCCCTCGGACAAATGCGCCTTAGGGAAATCAACAAGGAGGTACTTCAGGTCCTGAAGGATGAACTGGAGAACAAACCGGTTGCAGGTGGCAGATGGAAGACTCAGCAGGGTAAGACCTTGTCAGAGGGTACGGTGAAGCGAATCATGATTCTTATTCGGCATCTTTTCAATGTGGCGATTGAAAATGGGAAATACGTCGTCGTTGAGAACCCGACCAAATCCTTCAAACTGAAAACGATCCGTAAGGTGACTGGCCAATTTCTGAATGCAGCTCAGCTGCAACGGCTAATGGCCGCCGCAGAGCAATCAGAAAACCCTGATCTTCTCGACATCCTCCGTGTAGCCGCTGCCACTGGATTGCGCAGGTCTAATGTGCTGTCCATGCAATGGAGCTGGTTGGATTTGGAGCGCGGAACTTTGACCGTACCCGATTGGGCTGACAAAGCCAAGCAGGGCTTCAGTGTATTTCTGGCCGCCGAGGTTGTCGACCTGTTGAAGAAACGCCAACAAAATGCAACGTCATGTTGGGTATTCCCGAACCCCAAGACCGGCAAGCCTTACCATTCCTGCCGCGCCGCGTGGGAAATGGTTCGGAAACGGGCTGGGCTGCCGACATTGCGCACCCATGATTTGCGTCACACGTTTGCAAGTATGATGTTGGAGTCCGGCGCTGACATTATCGATGTGCAGGCAGCCTTGGCTCATACACAGTTGAAGACGACTGCTGTATATCTCCATCTGTTGGATTCTCGGAAGCAAAATAAGGCCAATGCCGCTGTACAGGCGACAGGTATTTTTGCGTAG